In Ovis aries strain OAR_USU_Benz2616 breed Rambouillet chromosome 14, ARS-UI_Ramb_v3.0, whole genome shotgun sequence, a single genomic region encodes these proteins:
- the LOC114117764 gene encoding inactive serine/threonine-protein kinase TEX14-like isoform X4 gives MPSLRSRLPVELGSVPDPESQVGRLHRLAVAGGPSWGLTRLLRRVVQVDGENSAGQTALFLSALLGHSSAVQLLLASGANPNHRCLDGSTPVHAGAFSGRSLVLLHLLQAGGDLRLRDQQGHSPWDWAEQGGAKQSWEMLELLQLCRAHMSALVHGSELAPAVSLGQWQASSGHSLCGGLRLVQANRAWRPEQTRRPPHVPALGFGQLSSLWPLGLVTGVPVVDPKELLPAQGEPDRTYRSSSHTLMANLLWRGHPVTVRQLKVPGAQADVLLADLQHCSALHHPSLLLLMALSPSEDLSGLCLLFEPVWLGSLHVVLHPRGPREGRPPHLVPGLLPGHLLLQVLEALLFLQARWRAHGGLSSHAVQLVRPGLAKVGSLEHGRPLHQRWLQPKPRQGYPWGGPGPGLPPPPELYPWLPLELIHGDTPAATSDLYSFCILAQEVFTGELPWAGKKGAEVKAKLEAGESPALDPLVPAPYQALVRAGLGLGPADRCGSLQSTRYLLREAVAQDSASEVMGHSRVQRGATWDSGSSLTLGSSPSPRPGVCPGHSPTARVSLDQSLEPRSTVPSPELIRGSRFSSLQKMDLLEEIIAELQGGCQLEDGPRLNPTPDTHC, from the exons ATGCCCTCACTGCGTTCTCGACTCCCTGTGGAGCTGGGCTCTGTTCCGGATCCAGAAAGCCAGGTGGGCCGTCTGCATCGCCTGGCTGTGGCTGGGGGCCCAAGCTGGGGCCTCACCCGACTCCTGCGGAGAG TTGTCCAGGTAGATGGCGAGAACTCGGCTGGGCAGACGGCGCTCTTCCTCTCGGCGCTGCTGGGCCACAGCTCGGCTGTGCAGCTCCTGCTGGCCTCTGGTGCCAACCCCAACCA CCGCTGCCTGGACGGCAGCACGCCTGTGCACGCGGGCGCCTTCTCGGGCCGTAGCCTCGTACTCCTACACCTGCTGCAGGCGGGCGGCGACCTGCGTCTGCGTGACCAGCAGGGGCACAGCCCTTGGGACTGGGCAGAACAAGGTGGTGCCAAGCAGAGCTGGGAG ATGCTGGAACTGTTACAGCTGTGCCGGGCCCACATGTCAGCCCTGGTGCACGGCAGTGAGTTGGCGCCCGCTGTCTCCCTGGGCCAGTGGCAGGCTAGCTCTGGACACAGCCTGTGTGGTGGTCTGCGGCTGGTGCAGGCGAACAG GGCATGGAGGCCGGAGCAGACCAGGAGACCCCCCCATGTCCCTGCCTTAGGGTTCGGCCAG ctgagcAGCCTGTGGCCACTGGGGCTGGTAACAGGCGTACCTGTCGTGGACCCCAAGGAGCTGCTGCCAGCGCAGGGCGAGCCCGACCGCACCTACAGGAGCAGCTCCCACACCCTCATGGCCAA CCTCCTGTGGAGGGGCCACCCTGTGACCGTGCGGCAGCTGAAGGTGCCAGGAGCCCAGGCTGATGTGCTGTTGGCTGACCTTCAACACTGCAG CGCCCTGCACCAccccagcctgctgctgctgatggCACTGAGCCCCTCCGAGGACCTGTCGGGGCTGTGCCTTCTCTTCGAACCCGTGTGGCTGGGCTCCCTTCATGTGGTGCTACACCCCCGGGGCCCACGAGAAGGGAGACCCCCCCACCTCGTGCCAGGCCTGCTGCCGGGCCACCTGCTGCTGCAGGTACTGGAGGCCCTGCTGTTCCTGCAAGCCCGCTGGCGTGCTCACGGCGGCCTCAGCTCCCATGCTGTGCAGCTGGTGCGGCCAGGCCTGGCAAAGGTGGGCAGCCTGGAGCACGGGCGCCCGCTGCACCAACGCTGGCTGCAGCCCAA GCCGCGGCAGGGTTACCCCTGGGGAGGCCCAGGCCCAGGGCTCCCCCCACCTCCTGAACTGTACCCATGGCTGCCGCTGGAGCTCATCCATGGTGACACGCCTGCGGCCACCTCAGACCTCTACAGCTTCTGCATCCTGGCTCAGGAGGTCTTCACGG GAGAGCTGCCCTGGGCTGGAAAAAAAGGAGCTGAAGTGAAGGCTAAACTAGAGGCGGGTGAGAGCCCGGCCCTGGACCCCCTGGTGCCAGCCCCCTACCAGGCCCTGGTTCGGGCTGGGCTGGGCCTAGGGCCTGCCGACCGCTGCGGCAGCCTGCAGAGTACACGCTACCTGCTGCGGGAGGCCGTGGCTCAG GACTCGGCCTCTGAG GTCATGGGCCACAGCAGAGTCCAGAGGGGTGCCACCTGGGACTCAGGCAGCAGCTTGACTCTAGGCAGCAGCCCAAGTCCCCGCCCTGGCGTCTGCCCAGGGCACAGCCCCACAGCCAGGGTCAGCCTGGACCAGAGCCTGGAGCCCAGATCAACA GTACCCAGCCCTGAGCTGATCAGAGGAAGTCGCTTCTCCAGCCTGCAAAA GATGGATCTGCTGGAGGAGATCATAGCAGAGCTGCAAGGTGGATGCCAACTTGAAGAcgggcccaggctcaatcccaCTCCTGACACACATTGTTAG
- the LOC114117764 gene encoding inactive serine/threonine-protein kinase TEX14-like isoform X7: MPSLRSRLPVELGSVPDPESQVGRLHRLAVAGGPSWGLTRLLRRVVQVDGENSAGQTALFLSALLGHSSAVQLLLASGANPNHRCLDGSTPVHAGAFSGRSLVLLHLLQAGGDLRLRDQQGHSPWDWAEQGGAKQSWEMLELLQLCRAHMSALVHGSELAPAVSLGQWQASSGHSLCGGLRLVQANRAWRPEQTRRPPHVPALGFGQLSSLWPLGLVTGVPVVDPKELLPAQGEPDRTYRSSSHTLMANLLWRGHPVTVRQLKVPGAQADVLLADLQHCSALHHPSLLLLMALSPSEDLSGLCLLFEPVWLGSLHVVLHPRGPREGRPPHLVPGLLPGHLLLQVLEALLFLQARWRAHGGLSSHAVQLVRPGLAKVGSLEHGRPLHQRWLQPKPRQGYPWGGPGPGLPPPPELYPWLPLELIHGDTPAATSDLYSFCILAQEVFTGELPWAGKKGAEVKAKLEAGESPALDPLVPAPYQALVRAGLGLGPADRCGSLQSTRYLLREAVAQDSASEVPSPELIRGSRFSSLQKMDLLEEIIAELQGGCQLEDGPRLNPTPDTHC, encoded by the exons ATGCCCTCACTGCGTTCTCGACTCCCTGTGGAGCTGGGCTCTGTTCCGGATCCAGAAAGCCAGGTGGGCCGTCTGCATCGCCTGGCTGTGGCTGGGGGCCCAAGCTGGGGCCTCACCCGACTCCTGCGGAGAG TTGTCCAGGTAGATGGCGAGAACTCGGCTGGGCAGACGGCGCTCTTCCTCTCGGCGCTGCTGGGCCACAGCTCGGCTGTGCAGCTCCTGCTGGCCTCTGGTGCCAACCCCAACCA CCGCTGCCTGGACGGCAGCACGCCTGTGCACGCGGGCGCCTTCTCGGGCCGTAGCCTCGTACTCCTACACCTGCTGCAGGCGGGCGGCGACCTGCGTCTGCGTGACCAGCAGGGGCACAGCCCTTGGGACTGGGCAGAACAAGGTGGTGCCAAGCAGAGCTGGGAG ATGCTGGAACTGTTACAGCTGTGCCGGGCCCACATGTCAGCCCTGGTGCACGGCAGTGAGTTGGCGCCCGCTGTCTCCCTGGGCCAGTGGCAGGCTAGCTCTGGACACAGCCTGTGTGGTGGTCTGCGGCTGGTGCAGGCGAACAG GGCATGGAGGCCGGAGCAGACCAGGAGACCCCCCCATGTCCCTGCCTTAGGGTTCGGCCAG ctgagcAGCCTGTGGCCACTGGGGCTGGTAACAGGCGTACCTGTCGTGGACCCCAAGGAGCTGCTGCCAGCGCAGGGCGAGCCCGACCGCACCTACAGGAGCAGCTCCCACACCCTCATGGCCAA CCTCCTGTGGAGGGGCCACCCTGTGACCGTGCGGCAGCTGAAGGTGCCAGGAGCCCAGGCTGATGTGCTGTTGGCTGACCTTCAACACTGCAG CGCCCTGCACCAccccagcctgctgctgctgatggCACTGAGCCCCTCCGAGGACCTGTCGGGGCTGTGCCTTCTCTTCGAACCCGTGTGGCTGGGCTCCCTTCATGTGGTGCTACACCCCCGGGGCCCACGAGAAGGGAGACCCCCCCACCTCGTGCCAGGCCTGCTGCCGGGCCACCTGCTGCTGCAGGTACTGGAGGCCCTGCTGTTCCTGCAAGCCCGCTGGCGTGCTCACGGCGGCCTCAGCTCCCATGCTGTGCAGCTGGTGCGGCCAGGCCTGGCAAAGGTGGGCAGCCTGGAGCACGGGCGCCCGCTGCACCAACGCTGGCTGCAGCCCAA GCCGCGGCAGGGTTACCCCTGGGGAGGCCCAGGCCCAGGGCTCCCCCCACCTCCTGAACTGTACCCATGGCTGCCGCTGGAGCTCATCCATGGTGACACGCCTGCGGCCACCTCAGACCTCTACAGCTTCTGCATCCTGGCTCAGGAGGTCTTCACGG GAGAGCTGCCCTGGGCTGGAAAAAAAGGAGCTGAAGTGAAGGCTAAACTAGAGGCGGGTGAGAGCCCGGCCCTGGACCCCCTGGTGCCAGCCCCCTACCAGGCCCTGGTTCGGGCTGGGCTGGGCCTAGGGCCTGCCGACCGCTGCGGCAGCCTGCAGAGTACACGCTACCTGCTGCGGGAGGCCGTGGCTCAG GACTCGGCCTCTGAG GTACCCAGCCCTGAGCTGATCAGAGGAAGTCGCTTCTCCAGCCTGCAAAA GATGGATCTGCTGGAGGAGATCATAGCAGAGCTGCAAGGTGGATGCCAACTTGAAGAcgggcccaggctcaatcccaCTCCTGACACACATTGTTAG
- the LOC114117764 gene encoding inactive serine/threonine-protein kinase TEX14-like isoform X2, with protein sequence MPSLRSRLPVELGSVPDPESQVGRLHRLAVAGGPSWGLTRLLRRVVQVDGENSAGQTALFLSALLGHSSAVQLLLASGANPNHRCLDGSTPVHAGAFSGRSLVLLHLLQAGGDLRLRDQQGHSPWDWAEQGGAKQSWEMLELLQLCRAHMSALVHGSELAPAVSLGQWQASSGHSLCGGLRLVQANRAWRPEQTRRPPHVPALGFGQLSSLWPLGLVTGVPVVDPKELLPAQGEPDRTYRSSSHTLMANLLWRGHPVTVRQLKVPGAQADVLLADLQHCSALHHPSLLLLMALSPSEDLSGLCLLFEPVWLGSLHVVLHPRGPREGRPPHLVPGLLPGHLLLQVLEALLFLQARWRAHGGLSSHAVQLVRPGLAKVGSLEHGRPLHQRWLQPKPRQGYPWGGPGPGLPPPPELYPWLPLELIHGDTPAATSDLYSFCILAQEVFTGAEVKAKLEAGESPALDPLVPAPYQALVRAGLGLGPADRCGSLQSTRYLLREAVAQDSASEVMGHSRVQRGATWDSGSSLTLGSSPSPRPGVCPGHSPTARVSLDQSLEPRSTGPALHASLQDSASLLGTQSSEERFERKFSAKIQALRGLRRHTHRAALLDPQPWEPSPCLLTHREASHALAAAGREGHEGRYPALS encoded by the exons ATGCCCTCACTGCGTTCTCGACTCCCTGTGGAGCTGGGCTCTGTTCCGGATCCAGAAAGCCAGGTGGGCCGTCTGCATCGCCTGGCTGTGGCTGGGGGCCCAAGCTGGGGCCTCACCCGACTCCTGCGGAGAG TTGTCCAGGTAGATGGCGAGAACTCGGCTGGGCAGACGGCGCTCTTCCTCTCGGCGCTGCTGGGCCACAGCTCGGCTGTGCAGCTCCTGCTGGCCTCTGGTGCCAACCCCAACCA CCGCTGCCTGGACGGCAGCACGCCTGTGCACGCGGGCGCCTTCTCGGGCCGTAGCCTCGTACTCCTACACCTGCTGCAGGCGGGCGGCGACCTGCGTCTGCGTGACCAGCAGGGGCACAGCCCTTGGGACTGGGCAGAACAAGGTGGTGCCAAGCAGAGCTGGGAG ATGCTGGAACTGTTACAGCTGTGCCGGGCCCACATGTCAGCCCTGGTGCACGGCAGTGAGTTGGCGCCCGCTGTCTCCCTGGGCCAGTGGCAGGCTAGCTCTGGACACAGCCTGTGTGGTGGTCTGCGGCTGGTGCAGGCGAACAG GGCATGGAGGCCGGAGCAGACCAGGAGACCCCCCCATGTCCCTGCCTTAGGGTTCGGCCAG ctgagcAGCCTGTGGCCACTGGGGCTGGTAACAGGCGTACCTGTCGTGGACCCCAAGGAGCTGCTGCCAGCGCAGGGCGAGCCCGACCGCACCTACAGGAGCAGCTCCCACACCCTCATGGCCAA CCTCCTGTGGAGGGGCCACCCTGTGACCGTGCGGCAGCTGAAGGTGCCAGGAGCCCAGGCTGATGTGCTGTTGGCTGACCTTCAACACTGCAG CGCCCTGCACCAccccagcctgctgctgctgatggCACTGAGCCCCTCCGAGGACCTGTCGGGGCTGTGCCTTCTCTTCGAACCCGTGTGGCTGGGCTCCCTTCATGTGGTGCTACACCCCCGGGGCCCACGAGAAGGGAGACCCCCCCACCTCGTGCCAGGCCTGCTGCCGGGCCACCTGCTGCTGCAGGTACTGGAGGCCCTGCTGTTCCTGCAAGCCCGCTGGCGTGCTCACGGCGGCCTCAGCTCCCATGCTGTGCAGCTGGTGCGGCCAGGCCTGGCAAAGGTGGGCAGCCTGGAGCACGGGCGCCCGCTGCACCAACGCTGGCTGCAGCCCAA GCCGCGGCAGGGTTACCCCTGGGGAGGCCCAGGCCCAGGGCTCCCCCCACCTCCTGAACTGTACCCATGGCTGCCGCTGGAGCTCATCCATGGTGACACGCCTGCGGCCACCTCAGACCTCTACAGCTTCTGCATCCTGGCTCAGGAGGTCTTCACGG GAGCTGAAGTGAAGGCTAAACTAGAGGCGGGTGAGAGCCCGGCCCTGGACCCCCTGGTGCCAGCCCCCTACCAGGCCCTGGTTCGGGCTGGGCTGGGCCTAGGGCCTGCCGACCGCTGCGGCAGCCTGCAGAGTACACGCTACCTGCTGCGGGAGGCCGTGGCTCAG GACTCGGCCTCTGAG GTCATGGGCCACAGCAGAGTCCAGAGGGGTGCCACCTGGGACTCAGGCAGCAGCTTGACTCTAGGCAGCAGCCCAAGTCCCCGCCCTGGCGTCTGCCCAGGGCACAGCCCCACAGCCAGGGTCAGCCTGGACCAGAGCCTGGAGCCCAGATCAACA GGCCCTGCCCTGCACGCCAGCCTTCAGGACTCAGCCTCCCTGCTGGGGACTCAGAGCTCTGAGGAGCGGTTTGAGAGGAAGTTCTCAGCCAAGATCCAAGCCCTGCGGGGGCTGCGGCGGCACACACACAGGGCTGCCCTGCTGGATCCCCAGCCCTGGgagcccagcccctgcctgctgACCCACAGGGAGGCTTCCCATGCCCTGGCGGCTGCTGGCAGGGAAGGCCACGAGGGCAG GTACCCAGCCCTGAGCTGA
- the LOC114117764 gene encoding inactive serine/threonine-protein kinase TEX14-like isoform X1 → MPSLRSRLPVELGSVPDPESQVGRLHRLAVAGGPSWGLTRLLRRVVQVDGENSAGQTALFLSALLGHSSAVQLLLASGANPNHRCLDGSTPVHAGAFSGRSLVLLHLLQAGGDLRLRDQQGHSPWDWAEQGGAKQSWEMLELLQLCRAHMSALVHGSELAPAVSLGQWQASSGHSLCGGLRLVQANRAWRPEQTRRPPHVPALGFGQLSSLWPLGLVTGVPVVDPKELLPAQGEPDRTYRSSSHTLMANLLWRGHPVTVRQLKVPGAQADVLLADLQHCSALHHPSLLLLMALSPSEDLSGLCLLFEPVWLGSLHVVLHPRGPREGRPPHLVPGLLPGHLLLQVLEALLFLQARWRAHGGLSSHAVQLVRPGLAKVGSLEHGRPLHQRWLQPKPRQGYPWGGPGPGLPPPPELYPWLPLELIHGDTPAATSDLYSFCILAQEVFTGELPWAGKKGAEVKAKLEAGESPALDPLVPAPYQALVRAGLGLGPADRCGSLQSTRYLLREAVAQDSASEVMGHSRVQRGATWDSGSSLTLGSSPSPRPGVCPGHSPTARVSLDQSLEPRSTGPALHASLQDSASLLGTQSSEERFERKFSAKIQALRGLRRHTHRAALLDPQPWEPSPCLLTHREASHALAAAGREGHEGRYPALS, encoded by the exons ATGCCCTCACTGCGTTCTCGACTCCCTGTGGAGCTGGGCTCTGTTCCGGATCCAGAAAGCCAGGTGGGCCGTCTGCATCGCCTGGCTGTGGCTGGGGGCCCAAGCTGGGGCCTCACCCGACTCCTGCGGAGAG TTGTCCAGGTAGATGGCGAGAACTCGGCTGGGCAGACGGCGCTCTTCCTCTCGGCGCTGCTGGGCCACAGCTCGGCTGTGCAGCTCCTGCTGGCCTCTGGTGCCAACCCCAACCA CCGCTGCCTGGACGGCAGCACGCCTGTGCACGCGGGCGCCTTCTCGGGCCGTAGCCTCGTACTCCTACACCTGCTGCAGGCGGGCGGCGACCTGCGTCTGCGTGACCAGCAGGGGCACAGCCCTTGGGACTGGGCAGAACAAGGTGGTGCCAAGCAGAGCTGGGAG ATGCTGGAACTGTTACAGCTGTGCCGGGCCCACATGTCAGCCCTGGTGCACGGCAGTGAGTTGGCGCCCGCTGTCTCCCTGGGCCAGTGGCAGGCTAGCTCTGGACACAGCCTGTGTGGTGGTCTGCGGCTGGTGCAGGCGAACAG GGCATGGAGGCCGGAGCAGACCAGGAGACCCCCCCATGTCCCTGCCTTAGGGTTCGGCCAG ctgagcAGCCTGTGGCCACTGGGGCTGGTAACAGGCGTACCTGTCGTGGACCCCAAGGAGCTGCTGCCAGCGCAGGGCGAGCCCGACCGCACCTACAGGAGCAGCTCCCACACCCTCATGGCCAA CCTCCTGTGGAGGGGCCACCCTGTGACCGTGCGGCAGCTGAAGGTGCCAGGAGCCCAGGCTGATGTGCTGTTGGCTGACCTTCAACACTGCAG CGCCCTGCACCAccccagcctgctgctgctgatggCACTGAGCCCCTCCGAGGACCTGTCGGGGCTGTGCCTTCTCTTCGAACCCGTGTGGCTGGGCTCCCTTCATGTGGTGCTACACCCCCGGGGCCCACGAGAAGGGAGACCCCCCCACCTCGTGCCAGGCCTGCTGCCGGGCCACCTGCTGCTGCAGGTACTGGAGGCCCTGCTGTTCCTGCAAGCCCGCTGGCGTGCTCACGGCGGCCTCAGCTCCCATGCTGTGCAGCTGGTGCGGCCAGGCCTGGCAAAGGTGGGCAGCCTGGAGCACGGGCGCCCGCTGCACCAACGCTGGCTGCAGCCCAA GCCGCGGCAGGGTTACCCCTGGGGAGGCCCAGGCCCAGGGCTCCCCCCACCTCCTGAACTGTACCCATGGCTGCCGCTGGAGCTCATCCATGGTGACACGCCTGCGGCCACCTCAGACCTCTACAGCTTCTGCATCCTGGCTCAGGAGGTCTTCACGG GAGAGCTGCCCTGGGCTGGAAAAAAAGGAGCTGAAGTGAAGGCTAAACTAGAGGCGGGTGAGAGCCCGGCCCTGGACCCCCTGGTGCCAGCCCCCTACCAGGCCCTGGTTCGGGCTGGGCTGGGCCTAGGGCCTGCCGACCGCTGCGGCAGCCTGCAGAGTACACGCTACCTGCTGCGGGAGGCCGTGGCTCAG GACTCGGCCTCTGAG GTCATGGGCCACAGCAGAGTCCAGAGGGGTGCCACCTGGGACTCAGGCAGCAGCTTGACTCTAGGCAGCAGCCCAAGTCCCCGCCCTGGCGTCTGCCCAGGGCACAGCCCCACAGCCAGGGTCAGCCTGGACCAGAGCCTGGAGCCCAGATCAACA GGCCCTGCCCTGCACGCCAGCCTTCAGGACTCAGCCTCCCTGCTGGGGACTCAGAGCTCTGAGGAGCGGTTTGAGAGGAAGTTCTCAGCCAAGATCCAAGCCCTGCGGGGGCTGCGGCGGCACACACACAGGGCTGCCCTGCTGGATCCCCAGCCCTGGgagcccagcccctgcctgctgACCCACAGGGAGGCTTCCCATGCCCTGGCGGCTGCTGGCAGGGAAGGCCACGAGGGCAG GTACCCAGCCCTGAGCTGA
- the LOC114117764 gene encoding inactive serine/threonine-protein kinase TEX14-like isoform X6, with protein sequence MPSLRSRLPVELGSVPDPESQVGRLHRLAVAGGPSWGLTRLLRRVVQVDGENSAGQTALFLSALLGHSSAVQLLLASGANPNHRCLDGSTPVHAGAFSGRSLVLLHLLQAGGDLRLRDQQGHSPWDWAEQGGAKQSWEMLELLQLCRAHMSALVHGSELAPAVSLGQWQASSGHSLCGGLRLVQANRAWRPEQTRRPPHVPALGFGQLSSLWPLGLVTGVPVVDPKELLPAQGEPDRTYRSSSHTLMANLLWRGHPVTVRQLKVPGAQADVLLADLQHCSALHHPSLLLLMALSPSEDLSGLCLLFEPVWLGSLHVVLHPRGPREGRPPHLVPGLLPGHLLLQVLEALLFLQARWRAHGGLSSHAVQLVRPGLAKVGSLEHGRPLHQRWLQPKPRQGYPWGGPGPGLPPPPELYPWLPLELIHGDTPAATSDLYSFCILAQEVFTGELPWAGKKGAEVKAKLEAGESPALDPLVPAPYQALVRAGLGLGPADRCGSLQSTRYLLREAVAQDSASEVSSPRDWATQCPPPQGSLPGHGPQQSPEGCHLGLRQQLDSRQQPKSPPWRLPRAQPHSQGQPGPEPGAQINSTQP encoded by the exons ATGCCCTCACTGCGTTCTCGACTCCCTGTGGAGCTGGGCTCTGTTCCGGATCCAGAAAGCCAGGTGGGCCGTCTGCATCGCCTGGCTGTGGCTGGGGGCCCAAGCTGGGGCCTCACCCGACTCCTGCGGAGAG TTGTCCAGGTAGATGGCGAGAACTCGGCTGGGCAGACGGCGCTCTTCCTCTCGGCGCTGCTGGGCCACAGCTCGGCTGTGCAGCTCCTGCTGGCCTCTGGTGCCAACCCCAACCA CCGCTGCCTGGACGGCAGCACGCCTGTGCACGCGGGCGCCTTCTCGGGCCGTAGCCTCGTACTCCTACACCTGCTGCAGGCGGGCGGCGACCTGCGTCTGCGTGACCAGCAGGGGCACAGCCCTTGGGACTGGGCAGAACAAGGTGGTGCCAAGCAGAGCTGGGAG ATGCTGGAACTGTTACAGCTGTGCCGGGCCCACATGTCAGCCCTGGTGCACGGCAGTGAGTTGGCGCCCGCTGTCTCCCTGGGCCAGTGGCAGGCTAGCTCTGGACACAGCCTGTGTGGTGGTCTGCGGCTGGTGCAGGCGAACAG GGCATGGAGGCCGGAGCAGACCAGGAGACCCCCCCATGTCCCTGCCTTAGGGTTCGGCCAG ctgagcAGCCTGTGGCCACTGGGGCTGGTAACAGGCGTACCTGTCGTGGACCCCAAGGAGCTGCTGCCAGCGCAGGGCGAGCCCGACCGCACCTACAGGAGCAGCTCCCACACCCTCATGGCCAA CCTCCTGTGGAGGGGCCACCCTGTGACCGTGCGGCAGCTGAAGGTGCCAGGAGCCCAGGCTGATGTGCTGTTGGCTGACCTTCAACACTGCAG CGCCCTGCACCAccccagcctgctgctgctgatggCACTGAGCCCCTCCGAGGACCTGTCGGGGCTGTGCCTTCTCTTCGAACCCGTGTGGCTGGGCTCCCTTCATGTGGTGCTACACCCCCGGGGCCCACGAGAAGGGAGACCCCCCCACCTCGTGCCAGGCCTGCTGCCGGGCCACCTGCTGCTGCAGGTACTGGAGGCCCTGCTGTTCCTGCAAGCCCGCTGGCGTGCTCACGGCGGCCTCAGCTCCCATGCTGTGCAGCTGGTGCGGCCAGGCCTGGCAAAGGTGGGCAGCCTGGAGCACGGGCGCCCGCTGCACCAACGCTGGCTGCAGCCCAA GCCGCGGCAGGGTTACCCCTGGGGAGGCCCAGGCCCAGGGCTCCCCCCACCTCCTGAACTGTACCCATGGCTGCCGCTGGAGCTCATCCATGGTGACACGCCTGCGGCCACCTCAGACCTCTACAGCTTCTGCATCCTGGCTCAGGAGGTCTTCACGG GAGAGCTGCCCTGGGCTGGAAAAAAAGGAGCTGAAGTGAAGGCTAAACTAGAGGCGGGTGAGAGCCCGGCCCTGGACCCCCTGGTGCCAGCCCCCTACCAGGCCCTGGTTCGGGCTGGGCTGGGCCTAGGGCCTGCCGACCGCTGCGGCAGCCTGCAGAGTACACGCTACCTGCTGCGGGAGGCCGTGGCTCAG GACTCGGCCTCTGAGGTGAGCTCCCCGAGGGACTGGGCCACACAGTGCCCGCCACCGCAGGGTTCTCTCCCAG GTCATGGGCCACAGCAGAGTCCAGAGGGGTGCCACCTGGGACTCAGGCAGCAGCTTGACTCTAGGCAGCAGCCCAAGTCCCCGCCCTGGCGTCTGCCCAGGGCACAGCCCCACAGCCAGGGTCAGCCTGGACCAGAGCCTGGAGCCCAGATCAACA GTACCCAGCCCTGA